The Microbacterium sp. Nx66 genome contains a region encoding:
- a CDS encoding siderophore-interacting protein has protein sequence MSAESTTTERPTYILTRAEVRGVDRVSPSFVRVTLGGEELSELGTPGEVYDSRVKLVFPPASGVLAEIDRSTYDWWGSYLSVPEEERGSMRTYSVRELRVDDDGRTEVDIDFVLHLEPGLTGPASRWASTAAVGQELWLVGPRRGVVAHGGAEYAPGAATSVVLVGDETAAPAIARILEDAPRDLRGVAFIEVPSPADVLAIDVPAGVDVHWLPRDIGEPHGLRLIPAVLEYLGDDDAQDEIRVTDIEGEDLLWETPEYSSLGEEIPREDDRAGRYFWIAGESGVVTTLRRHLVKDLGVDRAQVAFMGYWRRGVAMRG, from the coding sequence ATGTCCGCTGAATCCACCACGACCGAGCGCCCGACCTACATCCTCACCCGCGCCGAGGTGCGCGGCGTCGACCGCGTCTCCCCGTCGTTCGTGCGGGTGACGCTCGGCGGCGAGGAGCTCAGCGAGCTGGGGACGCCGGGGGAGGTGTACGACAGCCGGGTCAAGCTCGTCTTCCCGCCCGCGTCCGGCGTGCTCGCCGAGATCGACCGGTCGACGTACGACTGGTGGGGCTCGTACCTGTCCGTCCCGGAGGAGGAGCGCGGCTCGATGCGCACCTACTCCGTGCGCGAGCTGCGGGTCGACGACGACGGCCGCACCGAGGTCGACATCGACTTCGTGCTGCACCTGGAGCCGGGGCTCACCGGTCCGGCCTCGCGGTGGGCGAGCACCGCCGCGGTGGGTCAGGAGCTGTGGCTGGTCGGCCCGCGCCGCGGCGTCGTCGCGCACGGCGGGGCGGAGTACGCGCCGGGGGCGGCGACCTCGGTGGTCCTCGTCGGCGATGAGACCGCGGCCCCCGCCATCGCCCGCATCCTGGAGGACGCCCCGCGTGACCTCCGCGGCGTCGCGTTCATCGAGGTGCCGTCGCCCGCCGACGTGCTCGCGATCGACGTGCCGGCCGGGGTCGACGTGCACTGGCTCCCGCGCGACATCGGCGAGCCGCACGGCCTTCGCCTCATCCCCGCGGTGCTCGAGTATCTGGGGGACGACGACGCCCAGGACGAGATCCGCGTCACCGACATCGAGGGGGAGGACCTCCTGTGGGAGACCCCCGAGTACTCGAGCCTGGGGGAGGAGATCCCCCGTGAGGACGACCGCGCCGGCCGCTACTTCTGGATCGCGGGCGAGAGCGGTGTCGTGACGACGCTGCGTCGGCACCTCGTGAAGGACCTCGGCGTCGACCGCGCACAGGTCGCGTTCATGGGCTACTGGCGCCGCGGCGTCGCGATGCGGGGCTGA
- a CDS encoding ABC transporter ATP-binding protein yields MTEAIDRHGLEGESLVLGYGRTRVVHDVSLRLAPGRVTTLIGPNGSGKSTVLRALARLHRIDAGTVRVGGAESRDAATLSAKEFAKTVAMLSQSRPHPSGIEVSDVVAYGRHPHRGRFSGVSDADRAAVARALALTGLSAMAARPVDQLSGGELQRVWLATALAQDTGVLLLDEPTNHLDLRYQVETLDLVRELADDHGTALGVVLHDLDHAASVADDVVLMHRGRVHAAGAPAEVLTGENLSHVYGLRIDTALDEETGLVRVRPRGRHHGRLRAPSAS; encoded by the coding sequence ATGACCGAGGCCATCGATCGCCACGGCCTGGAGGGGGAGTCCCTCGTCCTCGGCTACGGCCGCACCCGGGTCGTGCACGACGTATCCCTGCGCCTCGCGCCGGGCCGGGTGACCACGCTGATCGGACCGAACGGCAGCGGCAAGTCGACCGTCCTCCGCGCCCTCGCGCGGCTGCACCGCATCGATGCGGGGACCGTGCGCGTCGGCGGCGCGGAGTCGCGCGACGCCGCCACGCTCTCCGCCAAGGAGTTCGCGAAGACCGTCGCGATGCTGTCGCAGTCCCGGCCGCACCCGTCCGGGATCGAGGTCTCCGACGTCGTCGCCTACGGCCGCCACCCGCACCGCGGACGGTTCTCCGGCGTGAGCGACGCCGACCGAGCGGCCGTGGCGCGCGCCCTCGCCCTCACCGGCCTCTCCGCCATGGCCGCCCGTCCGGTCGACCAGCTCTCCGGCGGCGAGCTGCAGCGCGTCTGGCTGGCGACCGCACTCGCCCAGGACACCGGGGTGCTGCTGCTCGACGAGCCGACCAACCACCTCGACCTGCGCTACCAGGTGGAGACCCTCGACCTGGTGCGGGAGCTCGCCGACGACCACGGCACCGCGCTCGGCGTCGTGCTGCACGACCTCGACCACGCCGCCTCGGTCGCCGACGACGTCGTGCTGATGCACCGCGGCCGGGTCCACGCGGCGGGGGCGCCCGCCGAAGTGCTCACCGGCGAGAACCTCTCGCACGTGTACGGCCTGCGCATCGACACCGCCCTCGACGAGGAGACCGGGCTGGTGCGGGTGCGTCCGCGCGGCCGCCACCACGGTCGCCTCCGCGCCCCCTCCGCCTCCTGA